The Euphorbia lathyris chromosome 8, ddEupLath1.1, whole genome shotgun sequence genome has a window encoding:
- the LOC136202144 gene encoding pentatricopeptide repeat-containing protein At4g30700 has translation MFLKSITPASSPLTRYFFLNLLNRVTTLSQLTQIHSHLLLHGLHSDIALATKLIHKLFHFNSTRHAHALFLSIPKPDLFLFNALIKGFSDNALPLSAISLFTHLRTYTDLYPDNFTYSFVISASTSFGVARIGLILHGKAIVDGFGSDLYVGSSLVDMYFKLCSARPALKVFDRLPSRDAVLCNTLISGLVRTCCFEDAIKVFKDMVANVGSLFDSTTVIAILPAVAELQELRFGMEIQCLVVKLGFHSHISVVTSLISLYSKCGDVETAKLLFRDIGTKDLVSYNAMISGHTCNGETESSVRLFKELVASGVKVYSSSIVGLIPVYFPFGHLDLTNCIHGFCVRTGTVSHSSVSTALITVYIKLNEMESAQQLFHESSEKTLASWNAMISGYTQNGLTEKAISLFQEMQMSNVSPNPVTVTSILSACAQLGALSLGKWVHGLVKDKSFEHNIYVSTALIDMYAKCGSILEARQLFDLMPEKNVVTWNAMISGYGLHGHGHKALELFYEMLNSNITPTKASFLSVLYACSHAGLVREANEIFHCMVHDYEYEPLAEHYACMVDILGRAGKLQDALQFIKGMPVEPGPPVWGAFLGACMIHKDTKLAHVASERLAELDPQNMGYYVLMSNIYSAERNYPQAALVRKTAKQRKLVKTPGCTLIEVGQVPHVFISGDRSHPQSIAIYAELEKLTGKMKEAGYQADTNTALHDVEEEEKELIVKVHSEKLAIAYGLISTEPGTEIRIIKNLRVCLDCHTATKYISKITERVIVVRDANRFHHFKDGFCSCGDYW, from the coding sequence ATGTTTTTGAAAAGCATAACACCCGCTTCCTCTCCTCTTACACGCTACTTCTTCCTCAATCTCCTTAACAGAGTCACCACTCTCTCCCAATTAACCCAAATCCATTCTCACCTCCTCCTCCATGGTCTCCACTCCGACATTGCTCTTGCCACCAAGCTCATCCATAAGCTCTTCCATTTCAATTCCACCCGCCACGCTCATGCCCTCTTTTTGTCCATACCAAAACCTGATCTTTTCCTCTTCAACGCACTCATTAAGGGATTCTCTGACAATGCCTTGCCTCTTTCCGCCATTTCGCTTTTTACCCATTTGAGAACATACACTGATCTTTATCCTGATAACTTCACCTATTCTTTTGTCATATCTGCCTCCACGAGTTTTGGTGTGGCAAGGATTGGGCTAATCTTGCACGGGAAGGCTATCGTTGATGGGTTTGGTTCTGATTTGTATGTTGGTTCTTCTCTCGTTGATATGTACTTTAAACTTTGTTCTGCACGCCCGGCGCTAAAGGTGTTTGATAGATTGCCTAGCAGAGATGCGGTCTTGTGTAACACATTGATTTCTGGGTTAGTGAGGACGTGTTGTTTTGAGGATGCCATTAAAGTTTTCAAGGATATGGTTGCAAATGTTGGGTCACTTTTTGATTCAACTACAGTTATAGCAATATTGCCAGCTGTTGCAGAATTGCAGGAGTTGAGATTTGGAATGGAGATTCAATGCTTGGTTGTAAAGCTAGGCTTTCATTCTCATATTTCTGTAGTTACAAGTTTGATTTCATTGTATTCGAAATGTGGTGATGTTGAGACAGCCAAGCTATTATTTAGGGATATTGGCACAAAAGATTTGGTATCTTATAATGCCATGATTTCAGGGCATACTTGCAATGGCGAGACAGAGTCTTCAGTGAGATTGTTCAAAGAATTGGTTGCTTCTGGAGTGAAGGTTTACTCGAGTTCTATTGTGGGATTGATTCCTGTGTATTTCCCTTTTGGTCATTTAGACCTTACTAACTGCATTCATGGTTTTTGTGTGAGAACCGGTACTGTTTCACATTCTTCTGTTTCAACTGCATTGATCACagtatatattaaattaaatgaaaTGGAATCTGCACAGCAACTGTTTCATGAATCTTCGGAGAAAACTTTAGCTTCTTGGAATGCCATGATATCAGGTTACACCCAAAATGGCTTAACAGAAAAAGCAATTTCTCTTTTCCAGGAGATGCAGATGTCTAATGTCAGTCCAAATCCTGTCACAGTTACAAGTATCCTTTCAGCTTGTGCTCAACTTGGAGCCCTGAGTCTAGGAAAATGGGTACATGGTCTAGTTAAGGATAAGAGTTTTGAGcataatatatatgtttcaactGCTTTAATTGACATGTATGCTAAGTGTGGGAGCATTCTAGAAGCTCGGCAATTATTCGATTTGATGCCTGAGAAGAATGTGGTAACTTGGAATGCCATGATTTCTGGATATGGTCTACATGGACATGGGCATAAAGCTCTAGAACTCTTCTATGAGATGCTGAATTCCAATATTACACCAACTAAAGCCTCCTTTCTTTCTGTATTATATGCTTGTAGTCATGCGGGTTTAGTAAGGGAAGCAAATGAAATTTTCCATTGCATGGTCCATGACTATGAATATGAACCTTTAGCTGAGCATTATGCATGCATGGTTGACATCCTTGGTAGAGCTGGAAAGTTGCAGGACGCTTTGCAATTTATAAAGGGAATGCCAGTTGAGCCTGGTCCTCCTGTCTGGGGTGCATTTCTTGGTGCTTGTATGATTCACAAGGACACTAAACTAGCCCATGTTGCTTCTGAACGACTAGCAGAGTTAGACCCACAAAATATGGGTTACTATGTCCTGATGTCAAATATATATTCTGCTGAGAGGAACTATCCACAAGCTGCGCTGGTGAGAAAAACAgctaagcaaagaaaactggtAAAGACTCCGGGCTGTACCTTAATTGAGGTTGGCCAAGTCCCACATGTATTCATCTCGGGTGACAGGTCCCATCCACAATCAATAGCCATCTATGCTGAGCTAGAGAAATTAACTGGAAAGATGAAGGAAGCAGGATATCAAGCAGATACCAACACTGCTTTACATGATGtggaggaggaagaaaaagaacTAATAGTGAAAGTTCACAGTGAGAAGTTAGCCATTGCGTATGGCCTTATTTCTACTGAACCTGGAACTGAAATTCGGATCATAAAAAATCTCCGTGTCTGTTTAGACTGTCATACTGCAACCAAGTACATATCTAAGATCACTGAGAGAGTTATTGTGGTAAGGGATGCCAATAGATTCCATCATTTCAAGGATGGCTTCTGTTCTTGTGGAGATTATTGGTGA